From one Lysinibacillus sp. G4S2 genomic stretch:
- a CDS encoding ATP-binding protein, translating to MNEAAIKLFNLNSTYIGYLAMDEPSNLNWAKFIKQLQSDLRSEEIFNIQTASNEFEMMSFKCFYDPNTEEIVAQISTLNNDVAHELYVSQEQERSQFFNAYDHLPYAVIVSDASGIILGLNKYAEMYLKIEKSQLLHKAHQHIFDAFSLKNGQITSYLSKLMGEKHASIHVVDEAQVSRICYYEISSIFDEYNNIIVTVINDETEKKQLQHKVEHQQALNVVGQMAASIAHEIRNPLTSLKGFTELLKLNADEESRMYLSVIDSELQRMEQILSELLVLSKPTSMKVELLEIDSIVKQVIEFMLPDALMKNIMIQYISPPTQVYIGGNENRLKQVFMNLIKNAMESMNNGGTITVEMNVLDCAIVELMIKDEGVGMDSATLQNLFQPFYTTKSTGTGLGLAFVKKVIEEHEGVIGVNSELQKGTCFHLQFPIYTFNQLDKMDVTAKDSAYLVT from the coding sequence ATGAATGAGGCTGCTATTAAGCTTTTTAACCTTAATTCAACGTATATTGGCTATTTAGCTATGGACGAGCCATCAAATTTAAATTGGGCAAAGTTCATCAAACAATTACAAAGTGATTTGAGATCAGAAGAAATCTTCAATATTCAAACAGCTAGTAATGAGTTCGAAATGATGTCCTTCAAATGTTTTTATGATCCGAACACAGAAGAAATAGTTGCGCAAATTTCAACATTAAATAATGATGTAGCTCATGAATTGTATGTTAGTCAAGAGCAGGAGAGATCCCAATTTTTCAATGCTTATGATCACTTACCGTATGCCGTTATTGTAAGTGACGCTAGCGGTATAATACTTGGGCTTAATAAGTATGCTGAAATGTATTTAAAAATAGAAAAGTCGCAGCTTCTTCATAAGGCACATCAACACATATTTGACGCATTTTCTTTGAAGAATGGTCAAATTACATCATACCTTTCTAAACTGATGGGTGAAAAACATGCAAGTATTCATGTAGTGGATGAAGCTCAAGTTAGCAGAATTTGCTATTATGAAATTTCGAGTATTTTTGATGAATATAACAATATTATTGTCACAGTCATTAATGATGAAACAGAAAAGAAACAACTTCAACATAAAGTTGAACATCAGCAAGCTTTAAATGTTGTCGGTCAAATGGCCGCGAGTATTGCCCATGAAATTCGTAATCCATTAACTTCCTTAAAGGGCTTTACCGAATTATTAAAGCTAAATGCTGATGAAGAGTCACGCATGTATTTATCTGTCATCGATAGTGAACTCCAAAGGATGGAACAAATTTTATCCGAGCTTTTAGTATTGTCCAAGCCTACAAGTATGAAGGTGGAATTACTAGAGATAGACAGCATTGTGAAGCAAGTGATTGAGTTTATGCTACCAGATGCACTTATGAAAAATATTATGATTCAATATATTTCTCCTCCTACCCAAGTATATATTGGAGGCAATGAGAATCGCTTAAAGCAAGTATTCATGAATCTTATTAAAAATGCGATGGAGTCCATGAATAATGGTGGAACGATCACAGTAGAAATGAATGTTCTTGACTGTGCGATTGTAGAACTAATGATTAAAGACGAAGGTGTCGGTATGGACAGCGCTACCCTTCAAAACTTATTCCAACCTTTTTACACGACGAAATCAACAGGGACAGGACTAGGCCTTGCTTTCGTGAAAAAGGTGATTGAAGAGCATGAAGGCGTAATAGGTGTGAATAGTGAATTACAGAAGGGGACATGCTTCCACTTACAATTCCCAATTTACACATTTAATCAGCTAGATAAAATGGACGTAACCGCGAAAGATTCTGCTTATTTAGTAACATAA
- a CDS encoding TrkH family potassium uptake protein, whose product MPWKKSSNRLVTPFQVLVSYYFIAIAISFLLLRLPGVHKEGVEVSLLDSLFTAVSAVSVTGLTTFNISESYTTFGLVMVLVILQLGAIGIMSLGTFVWLLVGKKIGMRERQLIMIDHNQYNLSGVVQLIREILKILIGIEVIGAIILTLHFTNYFDTWEEALIHGVFASVSATTNGGFDITGMSLLPFHNDYFVQLITMVLIVLGAIGFPVLIEVKTFLLHRHENFRFSLFTKITTSTYAILFVVGAVVIFLLESFHSFKGMPWHEALFSAMFHSVSTRSAGLTTYDVTSFSEATDIFMSFLMFIGSSPSSVGGGIRTTTFSMAILFLITFSRGREDIQVFGREIHLIDVFRSFVVILLAFFMVLVATIILLITEPNATLIQIIFEITSAFGTCGMSLGITSDLSVVGKIIIMILMFIGRVGLISFLYTLGGGGRGKKSTYHYPKERVIIG is encoded by the coding sequence GGCGTTCATAAAGAAGGTGTGGAAGTTTCATTATTAGATAGCTTGTTTACTGCAGTAAGTGCCGTTAGTGTAACAGGTTTAACAACATTCAACATATCTGAGAGCTATACAACATTTGGGCTCGTAATGGTCCTTGTTATTTTACAGCTCGGAGCAATTGGCATTATGTCACTGGGTACCTTTGTTTGGTTACTTGTTGGGAAGAAAATTGGTATGCGTGAGCGTCAATTAATCATGATTGACCATAACCAGTACAATTTGTCAGGCGTTGTTCAATTAATTCGAGAAATTTTGAAAATTTTAATTGGTATTGAAGTGATTGGTGCGATTATTTTAACTTTGCACTTTACCAATTATTTTGATACTTGGGAAGAAGCCTTGATTCATGGTGTCTTTGCCTCCGTTTCTGCTACTACAAATGGTGGTTTTGATATTACAGGAATGAGTTTACTACCGTTTCATAACGATTACTTTGTTCAATTGATCACGATGGTACTCATTGTGCTTGGTGCTATAGGATTCCCTGTACTAATAGAAGTGAAAACTTTTTTACTCCATCGTCATGAGAACTTTCGCTTTAGTTTATTTACAAAAATAACTACCTCCACATATGCAATTCTATTTGTTGTAGGGGCTGTCGTTATTTTTTTGCTCGAATCATTCCATTCTTTTAAGGGGATGCCTTGGCATGAGGCTCTGTTTTCTGCGATGTTCCATTCTGTTTCAACACGATCTGCTGGACTTACGACATACGATGTAACATCCTTCAGTGAAGCGACAGATATTTTTATGAGCTTTTTAATGTTCATTGGTTCTTCACCAAGTTCAGTTGGTGGTGGGATACGTACAACAACGTTTTCGATGGCCATTTTATTCCTCATTACTTTTTCACGAGGAAGAGAGGATATTCAAGTATTCGGACGTGAAATACATTTAATTGATGTTTTCCGCTCGTTTGTCGTTATTTTATTGGCATTCTTTATGGTATTAGTCGCGACAATTATTTTACTCATTACGGAGCCAAACGCAACGCTCATTCAAATAATTTTTGAAATTACATCAGCGTTCGGAACCTGCGGGATGTCTTTAGGAATCACTTCTGACTTATCAGTAGTTGGAAAAATTATTATTATGATTTTAATGTTTATTGGTCGTGTCGGTTTAATTTCCTTCCTTTACACTCTCGGTGGTGGCGGTAGAGGTAAAAAATCTACTTATCACTATCCAAAGGAACGCGTTATTATTGGGTAA
- a CDS encoding B12-binding domain-containing radical SAM protein yields MNTILTTLNAKYIHTNLALRYLKGAALPEFNPIIAEYTIKDPAFNIVSDLFQKKPDIVGFSCYIWNIEETIHVIKMLKTVCPNVKILLGGPEVSYDAHHWLRRIEEVDFIVMGEGETSFKQLLRYLHGEIALEDVPGICYLEDGKVRIHAQAPKIDLRELPSPFRFEEDLPHLGKRIQYIETSRGCPFSCQFCLSSIEVGVRYFSREKIKEDIRFLMDNGARTIKFVDRTFNISRSYAMEMFQFLIDEHQPGVVFQFEITADIMRPEVIQFLNDNAPKGLFRFEIGVQSTNDLTNTLVKRRQNFEKLKRTVTMVKEGGKIDQHLDLIAGLPEEDYASFRQTFNDVFAMRPEELQLGFLKLLRGTGLRLEAEKFGYTYVDLAPYEIFSNNVLTFDDIVRIKHAEDVLEKYWNDHRMDHTIEYLVTEVFETPFDFFQNFGTYWETKGWSRIGHQLEDLFRRLLMFLETVEGANLTIITSLMQLDYLKIQQFQPRKLWWKERPTEEQQKAIYNALRENPGIAGETFANFNLSEKELFKHTLVIPHHIDYQNFSKGKIVQKNGYLLIYFRHGQAPYFATIHSI; encoded by the coding sequence ATGAATACTATTTTAACTACATTAAACGCAAAGTATATTCACACCAATTTAGCTTTGCGTTATTTAAAAGGTGCTGCTTTACCAGAGTTCAATCCAATCATTGCAGAATATACAATTAAAGATCCTGCTTTTAATATTGTATCAGATTTGTTCCAAAAAAAACCTGATATCGTAGGATTTAGTTGCTATATTTGGAATATTGAAGAAACCATTCACGTTATCAAAATGTTAAAAACTGTCTGTCCAAATGTTAAAATTTTGCTCGGGGGTCCGGAAGTTTCTTACGATGCCCACCATTGGTTGCGCAGGATTGAAGAGGTTGATTTCATTGTTATGGGTGAAGGAGAAACTTCTTTTAAACAATTACTACGCTATTTACATGGAGAAATAGCATTAGAGGATGTTCCAGGGATTTGCTACTTAGAGGATGGTAAGGTACGAATTCACGCACAAGCACCAAAAATAGATTTACGTGAGTTGCCAAGTCCATTTCGTTTTGAGGAGGATCTCCCGCATCTAGGCAAACGAATTCAATATATAGAAACAAGTCGAGGCTGTCCATTTAGCTGTCAATTTTGTTTATCTTCTATTGAAGTAGGAGTTCGTTATTTTAGTCGAGAAAAAATAAAAGAAGATATTCGATTCTTAATGGACAATGGTGCACGTACTATTAAATTTGTTGACCGTACATTTAATATAAGCCGTAGCTATGCAATGGAAATGTTCCAGTTTTTAATTGATGAACATCAACCAGGGGTTGTATTCCAATTTGAGATTACCGCAGATATTATGCGTCCTGAGGTTATCCAATTTTTAAATGATAACGCACCAAAAGGTCTTTTCCGTTTTGAAATTGGTGTTCAATCAACAAATGATTTAACCAATACGCTTGTGAAACGTCGTCAAAACTTTGAAAAATTAAAGCGTACAGTGACGATGGTCAAAGAAGGTGGAAAGATTGATCAGCATTTAGATTTAATCGCTGGTTTACCAGAGGAAGATTATGCAAGCTTCCGTCAAACCTTTAATGATGTATTTGCCATGCGACCAGAAGAACTACAGCTTGGATTCCTTAAACTTCTGCGCGGTACAGGCCTTCGTCTAGAGGCTGAAAAATTCGGCTATACTTATGTGGACTTAGCTCCTTACGAGATTTTCTCAAATAATGTCTTAACATTTGATGATATTGTACGCATTAAACATGCAGAGGATGTACTTGAAAAATACTGGAATGATCACCGTATGGATCATACGATTGAATATTTAGTAACTGAAGTGTTTGAAACACCATTTGATTTCTTCCAAAATTTCGGTACGTATTGGGAAACAAAAGGTTGGTCACGTATCGGACATCAGCTTGAGGATTTATTCCGTCGTTTATTAATGTTTTTAGAGACTGTAGAGGGTGCTAATTTAACTATCATTACAAGCTTAATGCAGCTAGATTATTTAAAAATACAGCAGTTCCAGCCACGTAAATTATGGTGGAAAGAGCGCCCTACAGAGGAGCAACAAAAAGCAATTTATAATGCCTTACGTGAAAACCCTGGAATTGCGGGTGAAACATTCGCCAACTTCAATCTCTCTGAAAAAGAGTTGTTTAAACATACGCTCGTTATTCCGCATCACATCGATTACCAAAATTTTTCAAAAGGCAAAATTGTACAAAAAAATGGCTATCTCTTAATTTACTTCCGTCACGGTCAAGCACCATACTTTGCAACAATCCATTCTATATAA